GTGATTTTGAGGGCAGAAAATGTGATGGGAAGTCAGAAAAGAATGATTACTCTTTCatcaatattcaataatcaattagtagatttatattatttctcCATGTGTGCGAATTTAGGCTATTATTGACACCCATATGTCAAATttccttttacaaaaaaaaaacatctagtGACATATATAATGAACCCATATGGAGTGATAGCGCAAGTTGACAAGTGTCATTAGAAGAATCTGATCAAAGAATTCAAAAAACTTctaatttatatacaaaataatggCATTGAGTTTTGGTAAGGAGAATGAAGTATGCAAAGCTCGATGGAAAACGAAAGATATTCAATAACCTAACAACTATTTTTGAATTTAGCTCTAAACAACGTAGTTGAAAACTACTTGAACCAAACTAGACACACGTAACTGATGAATTTGCTTTGATTCGTCTCCCATCATAGCTAGAAACCTCAAGGCAATTAGTATGTGAGTTTGAAACTCGAAAACATTGGTACGTCCgagatgtatatatagattaatctCTCCTAGTAAAGATTTTTGCATAAATCTCATATATGAAAATAAGTTTTCAAGGGACTTCGTACTACCCATTTTATACATCTAAAAAGTGTACTTTAATTCTTCTCCCATCATTTATTTAACATATAGTTGAACTGCATCAACATATAGAAAGACAgtgcaaacaaaacaaaagaagtcacACATAGATATAGCCATATAGGTAAGCTTcatttgaattatttaaaacaaatcgTATATTGTCGTATATACAATTCTAAATGTATTACGTTTCCTTTATGTAACGCTTTATAGATAAAGAttaaagataggaataaaaaggaaaagttgttTTTTTCGTGTGATTCATCAATTCCTATGTGTCTCCTTTCAAACTTTTCTACTTTGCTTGACCACAAAAAAGAGACATAAGCATTCACAACGGCTATTTGGAGACCGACAATCACCCACCGTATCATAGCTCAATACAACACTAAGCATATATGAACACATTCTCTAGTTCCGTATCAGTTTTCGACATCCGATTCTCAATAATAAGACAACGTTTCTAGTTCCGTTTTTTAAAACGTTTATGTGAACAAAAACACACATTAAAAAAAGCACTACACTACGTGTTGTCTTTGTCTAAAACGATTTTTACAATATATGAAACCAATGCAATAAtttactagtaaaaaaaaaaaagagcttagGATAGTATATACGGAAACTGTTACGGAGGTTAATTAGGGTCATATCTAAATGATCAGACCCAACATTAAGAGGAAAGCGAAATCCATAAAATCCACAAATCCCCAACACATCAAAGAAGCATGGAAACAAAATACACATTTACATATTTTCACTCTTACTTTAATGAACTCGACAAAGGATAAAATTTAACTAGAAGTTTCATGTACTTGTGTCTTCATCTTTTTTGCGGCAAATAGTTTGCttggttttgagtcttttgacttTTATTAGACTTTAGACTTTGGAGttcagttgattttttttcttatagtaaAATTTATTGATAAGCGGAAAATCGACATGAAGGACTCCATGGCCCAATGGATAAGGCGCTGGTCTACGAAACCAGAGATTCTGGGTTCGATCCCCAGTGGAGTcgttattttttcattttcgcTTTATACGTCGCGTCACACGTGTACGCGTCCCACGTGTAAACCGAAGGATCTTTCGGAACGAATTGAGGCGGTTTAGTTTGGTCAGACTCGGAGAgatgtaattaaattttttgttttccaaaataaatagtatttgaaaaaaattctgACCTCTCAACGAAATTGAAATTTTTGGAAATCTCAATTTTGCAGTGGGAAGCTTCGAGTTTTTTCATGTAATGGCTTTCAACTTCTTCTCCGCTTCTCTTCACCCAAtttcaaatccttcttcttcttcttgtcatcGATTCAATCAAAAACACCTCTTTTCCCCAACACGTGTCCGCTCTGAGAGGAACGAAATCGGCGTCACtgacaacgacaacaacaacaacaacgatccttcttcatcttccttctccGGTACATGATTCAAATTTCTGATCTTTCCGATAAGGGTTTTTGTGGAATTTGCCAACTTGGGAattgagaaaaggaaaaaaattgattttttgttttgtgtgatttctttgtaaagatgagattttttttcgttCTGATAAGCATTGAATCCGTTTCCTTTtgaaggttcttcttcttctacttcatcttcatcttcatcagtACGCACACAACTAGATCTCCTTGAACAGCTAACCTCAACAAGTGAAGGTACATTACATTACATGGTTTTGATTAGATGGTAGTAGAATCATTCACCTGGGGTTTATATTAATCATCATCAGGGTACTTgagtgatggtggtggtggtggtggctcgAGGGGGCTTACTATACGTGACCTATTGGCTGGACTTGTTGGTGACAGAGACGATGATTTCTCCATTCCCTTAGGCAAAAACTTAAAGAAAGTGAGTCCTAAATTCTTAACCACTTCTCAGAAAAGGAACATTAAGAGACAAAGCTACCTTAATGAGGTCTCGAGAAGGAATGATTCTGTTTTCTTTGCTACTATTGGCGCCTTTGTACTCCTTCCTCCTTTAGTGATTCTAGCCATTGCTATCTTAACTGGCTATGTTCAACTCTTCCCATAAGTATTAAAGTTTCTGTACTTTTGTCAATAATCAAAATTGCTTATAGCAGGATTTGCTAGCTTGTAATTACATTTGAAATAATAACATAGCTTGATCTTATTGGTATTATTGTCTACTCTTTGTTTGATAAGGATTATcctaaagaatgaaagaaactAGGTTCTGTGtacaattatgtttataaatcTATTAGAGGTTATATATCAGCACACTTTGTGGGTGCGTACCCTAGTCTAGACCTCTTAGAGTATATGGAAATTTTGTTGCTGGTAGTTTCCAATGATGGAAAAGGAGGATTTGGGAGTTCCTAGAATTGCCAAACAAACAATATCCTCACTCAACCTGATGAAGGAGTTCTCAACGGGGAACGTCCAAACTGCTCCATCTGCGAAAGCAATCCCGAGCTCAGGCAGCTTGATGTTCTCCTCTACGCCAGACACATTGAAACAAGGATCAAGGATATGGAAATCTCCAAACACCGggtacttctcttttattttctctgcaAACTTGTTTTTGATGATCTCATATGCTGGTTCTGCGAAATAACTTAAGGTTGTACCCGAATCAATGATggttccaccaccaccatctgaTGAGATGTTCCATGTTTCTTCAGGTATGTCATCAAGAGCTTCACCGTCGACTAGAATGGATTTGATCTGTATATAGTAAAATGACTCCACAGAATTCTCCTTCCCGGTCACAAAAGAAGTGAAATTCAGATTTGGGTGGTTCAGCAAATCCTTGTCTTCTCCAAAGATCAACTTGCTGCTTACATCGGTGTCGCTGTTTCTATCGACAAGACAGTAGGAAAAGGAATGAACGTAGAGAGAATGAAGTtgagaagaaaacgaaagaggTCCCCTTCCTAACCCAAGCAGACCTGAAGCACCATTGAAGAGACCTCGGTTCCAATGGCCACACCCAAACATCATGTTTTCCACCTTGTACTCTGAGCTTTCTCCCTCAGTGGTCGTGAGATTAACGGTGAAGGTCTCAACTGCAAAATCTCCGGTTGTGTTTGACCTGTCTCCATACCAGTAGAAATAAGGGCATGATTGGTTATCTGATTCACACTGTACTGGAGGATCGGGTGATGAGATGAGGCTGCATCTAGGGTCATTGCATGTTATGTTCTTGAATGAAGTGGATGTTTTCGGGTCATAAAATGCACCGTTTTGATGGAAACAGTCATAGCAAGGCAAGCATTGGAGCCAGTTTAAGTCACTCCCGGTGTCAAGAATCAATGAAAAGTGTTTCGGTGGTGTGCCAACAAGCACATCCATGAAATATTCGCCAGAACCGTGCATCATACCAGACTGAAGTGTTGCTACCAGCTTCCCTGTTGAAGCCTCTGGAGCTCCCACCAAAGAAATATCCGAGGTAATCTTCGTCTTAACCTTCTCATATTTCGATTTCTTAAGCCGGGCGTGAAGTGTCTGAATTCTTGTGAAGTCTTGGATTTGAAGATCAACAACTGAATGTgttgttccttttgtttcttgattaatcTCCATGCGCCTTAATTGAAGCTTCACCAAATCTCCTGTATGATCCTTGGCAAGTTCATGTTCCGTGGAGGTGAAACCGCAATCATCGcttgtggaagaagaaacagaactgAAACGCATCAGATCTTGGGAATTAAACCCGTCAAGAGATGAAGAGTTATACTCATGTTTCCGAGAAAGAGGTCTACAGTCCCCAGAAAGTGATGAGACAATGAAGAAAATAAGGCCAAGGGATATACTTATAAGTTTGGTCGACATTAAGCTGCTGAGGTTATTAGAAATCTCCGGCAACATatgataaaagaaagagagacctATGAGAGATTGCGAGTTATAGATGATAGTCTCTTTTAAAAGAGGAGGGATCTAACATAAAAAGAGCAAGGCAGTATACGAATTTTTGAAAGTCAATGGGAAACAAATCgaagatcaaattaaattttaaataaaatgacaATTCGATATCTATTCGACTGAGACTCTTAAGCCGTAGCATGTTAggacaaaacaagaaaaacaatcgcaaataatattttagagataacAGAATATTGTAGGTAGTGGTCTTCTCTTCAGTTAGACTAGACCGGTTCAAACATGTGGAatctttataaacaaaacatttctGATTTGTACGTTTGCGTTGAAATGTGAGATTTTAATAGTAGTAGTATCAAACATAATTTGGTAGTACTTCATTAGTAAAACttgaaacatataatattttatagcAGGACTTGCTATAGTAAACAACCTAATTTGCAGTGTAGTAGTATTGAACTAAATTTTGGTTGAATACATACCCTCTACGTACGTGTTAAAGCTCGTAAGGAAAATTCGCATAATTAGATCAAACGCACATCCACATATAATGCGACTTTTTTaactagaaaaatatatatcatcattgaGAGcactttaaaatatcaaataggTTATTATACTTTAATTGACGGTAGAAGAGTCTTTAAAATTCTAAGTGTGTCTTTGACTGTGACTAACTAACCACATGCATataataaagttataaacaGTTATTCAAAtactttgtttaaaaaaaaaactgaaagattGTGGAAACAAGAACCCATGTtggaaaacttaaaaatttgaaagttataCTTTTTCCTTTGCAACATTATTCTTGTACTGGAATAGAGCAAGTTTAGGAAAATGATGTAATCATTTTCACCTAgatgtatttttgtaaatgaAGCAAAAGATTCGAATTTGACTTTCACATTTATATACTGTGTAACAGTGTAAGTGCAACGTGTTCCTAACCACACTATGAGCAAACTGATTAACGACATTTCAGTTTGTTATAATCCAAACCAAATATTCATTCCAATTGTGTGCACGTAATTCCAATGTATTTCCATCTCTATAGTTCAAAActacttttttctctctcttattcGCCAGTCATGGGTTCAAATCTACTTTTCgtgttcaaaaaacaaatactacatgtgttttaaaaatttaatatttcatttcatCGGTGTTGTTATAGTGTAGCCGATATGTTtgacgttaaaaaaaaacttggcaTTGTAGCCAAACTgtttattttcctaatatgaAAGCATCACGTCACGAGTCAGTGAGATAAGTATTAGTTAGTAAACCGATCAAAACACTCTACATGCATGTACACACGACGTCAAGACAGGGGTTACCTTCAACTATGTTAATTTTCTAATTCACATGCATAGTTAATTTTTGTCTTCTGTTTATACATGTTAGAAAGCAGCCTTACTAACCACCTCATGTCAATCACATATTCACATCCGTAAAAAATGTTCACCAAATtcgctaaaaacaaaaaaaaaaatgggtgtTGACAACATAACAAAAGACGACTTGCCATCTCTAATCAGTCACAAAATCTTTTCTCTAACTAatggttttatattatttacctCTAAACCTTTAAACTTGATGTTGACGGCTTGACCTAGTTATCTACAGCtaccaaaaacttttttaaaagatatatatatatatatatatatatatatatatataattgacgAGGCATATATGATTGTTACGAATCATGCGGTTCACGGGGTCAGACGAAATCATAAAGTTTGGAGGTGCAACCACCAAAACTACGTACATTATTATAAGcttatattatttatacatcTCTTCTACATGTGTCGTTTCATTTATTACCTCACCACCCACTTTTCTCTCTATAACCAAAACTTAATAGAGAAATACCCCATTCCAcactattttcttattttgtctttCTCCATATTCAATTATTTGTGTTTTCTCACCTATGTTGTACCAGAATTATCACCTAGCATTGATCTGGTGTCGCATAGCTTATATTTGATGTCACGTCTACTAGTTATCAACCAAATTTGAATGTGGTATGTAGGGTTGTGAAAAAATAGTGTTAGTTTTAATTTACCGATATAAATGTACATACCtgctgaaaaaaaattatatacatgaCTGCTCATTGTAGGTAGATATCTGTTAATGAGCGCACTGAGCATGCATGCATTATATATCATACACCCACCAAACTTCGAATTCAATAAATACTTCCTACTCTATTCCTTTAGTTTGGTTCTTTAATCAAATTTGTACAGAGTACttatgaacaaacaaaaaaaacaatctcaatTAAAGAAAGGGTAAAATATCAATAACGACAATATCTTAAATCTTATGTTCCTAACAAAAACTTGATTCTATACCACCGAATTGGAATAACTTATAGTACACTGAAATTAACACAGTTGATAATACAAGAATTCGTACACATATCTAATATTTAAGTTTAttaaatactatatagtatgtatatatacttcGTGAAATTCCTGGGTACCATCGCCGCATGCTAAACAAGTTGTTGGCATGGCAACACATTATTTGTCACCATCAATATTATGCATTATTTTGGCCACTCTTGTCTGCATTGTCGGAGCAAAAGTCCCGGCGATTATAGTCTTTGGTGACTCTTCCGTAGATTCCGGCAATAACAACTTCATACCAACAATGGCCAGAGCCAATTTCGAGCCTTACGGTCGTGACTTTCCCGGGGGTCACGCCACCGGCCGATTTTGTAACGGTCGTCTCTCTTCCGATTTCACTTCCGAGGCTTATGGCCTTAAACCAACCGTGCCAGCCTACCTTGATCCGTCCTACAATATCACTAATTTCGCCACCGGGGTTTGCTTCGCGTCCGCCGGCACAGGCTATGATAATGCCACGGCCAATGTGCTTGTAAGTCCACCATTCACTTCAAAATACCTAATTCCGGTTGATTTCTTGCATAACAAGATATATCAAGATTATTgtcttgttttgaaattttagggCGTGATTCCATTATGGAGAGAAGTAGAGTACTATAAGGAATACCAAAGCAAACTTTCCGCCTATCTTGGCCACCGTAGAGCTGCCAGAATCATCAGAGAATCTCTGTACTTAGTCAGCATAGGAACCAACGATTTCCTTGAGAACTACTTCACATTACCGGACAGGAGATCTCAGTTCAGCATCAGTCAATATCAAGACTTTCTGATCGAGATAGCCGAGGTGTTCTTAAAGGATCTTTACAGGCTCGGAGCTCGGAAAATGTCTTTTACCGGAATATCGCCTATGGGATGTCTACCATTGGAGAGAGTGACGAATCTTGGTGACCCTTTCAGCTGTGCTCAGAGTTATAATAACTTGGCTGTTGATTTCAACGGGAGATTGAGAAAATTGGTGATGAAGTTGAATAGAGAGCTCACTGGAATGAGGATTTTCTTTGCTAATCCGTACGATATCATTTGGGATATTGTAACCAAACCTGATCTTTACGGTCTAGAGGTATCTAGTTCTGCATGTTGCGGCACGGGATTGTTCGAGATGGGATTTCTTTGCGGCCGGAACAATATGTTAACTTGCAGTGATGCGAATAAGTTCGTTTTCTGGGACGCATTTCATCCCACCGAGAGGACTAATAAGATTGTGTCCGATCACTTTTTCAAGCATCTCAAGAATCTGTTTCATtgatcctatatatatatatatatattcctatttTACTTCTTTATGAGTACTTTtgcaattagtcaaatacaatTTCGAAGATAAGAGCTTTGAATGGATGTGAAAAGTGCAGACGATTGATAAAATAAAGAAGTTGAAAAAATGTCAGAGAAATAACTGGTTGCTTGAGCAAGAAGTATCAGAAAAATCTCTTCCTCTCTAGAGTGTTAGAATTGTTGTTTTAGTAATTTCGGGATAGTTAAgaattttttggttaattagatCCGtttaatatcaaaatcaaaattttaaaaatggtttGTTTGATATTTGCTTCATTTACGTCCTTTTAAATTGTAACGCTGTCCAAGTTTTAATAACTTT
The Camelina sativa cultivar DH55 chromosome 6, Cs, whole genome shotgun sequence genome window above contains:
- the LOC104793227 gene encoding uncharacterized protein LOC104793227, encoding MAFNFFSASLHPISNPSSSSCHRFNQKHLFSPTRVRSERNEIGVTDNDNNNNNDPSSSSFSGSSSSTSSSSSSVRTQLDLLEQLTSTSEGYLSDGGGGGGSRGLTIRDLLAGLVGDRDDDFSIPLGKNLKKVSPKFLTTSQKRNIKRQSYLNEVSRRNDSVFFATIGAFVLLPPLVILAIAILTGYVQLFP
- the LOC104793229 gene encoding GDSL esterase/lipase At2g42990-like translates to MATHYLSPSILCIILATLVCIVGAKVPAIIVFGDSSVDSGNNNFIPTMARANFEPYGRDFPGGHATGRFCNGRLSSDFTSEAYGLKPTVPAYLDPSYNITNFATGVCFASAGTGYDNATANVLGVIPLWREVEYYKEYQSKLSAYLGHRRAARIIRESLYLVSIGTNDFLENYFTLPDRRSQFSISQYQDFLIEIAEVFLKDLYRLGARKMSFTGISPMGCLPLERVTNLGDPFSCAQSYNNLAVDFNGRLRKLVMKLNRELTGMRIFFANPYDIIWDIVTKPDLYGLEVSSSACCGTGLFEMGFLCGRNNMLTCSDANKFVFWDAFHPTERTNKIVSDHFFKHLKNLFH